A segment of the Sulfuricurvum sp. genome:
AGAGGCGATCGTCCATACCAATCGGGAGATGTTTGTCCCGATCGCTATGCGGCACAATGCCTATCGTCTGGATGCACTGCCGATCGGTGCGCAGCAATACATCTCCTCACCGCTGACGGTGGCGAAAATGACCCAGTACCTCAGTCCCGAAGGGTGCGACAGCGTACTCGAAATCGGATGCGGCAGCGGTTATCAGGCGGCAGTATTGTCCAAAATTTTCCGCCGTGTCTTTACGATCGAGCGTATCGAATCGCTGCTGCTGGAGGCAAAAGAGCGCTTCCGACATCTCCATTTGGGAAATATTCACACCCGAACCGATGACGGACAAAACGGATGGGAGCAGTATGCCCCATTCGATCGTATTTTGTTTTCCGCTTCGGCACGGGCCATCCCTCAAAAACTCTTCGATCAGCTGCGAGAAGGGGGAATACTCTTGGCACCTATGGAGCGGGGGCGTGAACAGGTCATCACCCGATTTACAAAGCGGGGCGGCGTCATCCATGAAGATCCCCTCGAAGTATGCGATTTTGTTCCGGTATTGGACGGAGTGGTACGATGAGTGATCAGCGCGAATTTTGGAACGAACGCTTCGCCAAAGAGGGGTATTTTTACGGTAAAGAGCCGAACCGATACGTCGCCTCCCACATCGACACGCTGGAGAAGGGGAAAAATATCCTCTTTTTAGGAGAGGGGGAAGGGCGCAACGCAGCCTATGCCCTGAGTAAAGGGCACACCGTCACCGCACTCGATGCCAGCGATATCGGTTTGGCAAAAGCAGAAGCTTTGGCACACTCGCTTGGATTTACCCTGAGCCTTATTCACATCGATTTGGAAGACTGGGAGCCGGGTGAACACTATGATGCGATTTTCTGCTCCTTTCTCCACCTCGCTGAACCGCTCCGCAGTGATGTGTTTTCAAAAGTCATCGACCATCTCAAACCCGGTGCTATTTTCGCAGGAGAGTTTTTCTCTATACATCAGCTTCCACGCACTACCGGCGGCCCTAAAGATGAAACGCTTCTCTATACTGCCGATGAGTTACGCACACTTTTAGAACAAACACCGTGCGATATACTCGAACTCTGCGAAACCGAAACGGAACTCAACGAGGGAAGAGGGCATATCGGAATCGCTTCGGTTGTCCGTATGGCGGTACGCAAACGATGACAACCCTTCCTGAAGCTTTTGTCGAGCGACTCTCCCAAATTGTTCCACATGAACAGTTTGACTCCATCATCCGTACCTTTGATTCTCCTAAACAGGTCACCTTTCGGGTCAATACGCTCAAATCGACACCCGAAGCCCTCGAAGCGGAGTTAACTGCCGCAGATATCCCCTTTGAGCGGGTAGGGTGGCTGGAGGGCGTCTACCGTATCGCTCCCGAAGAGAAACTTCGCCTCACCCAGAGCGATCCCTTTTACGGCGGCAGGCTCTATATCCAAAATCTCGCCTCCATGATCGCACCGCTCATCCTCGCCCCCAAGCCCGAAGAGACGGTACTCGATCTCGCCGCCGCTCCCGGAGGTAAAACGCTGATGCTTGCAGAGATGATGGAAAACACGGGATGGCTCTCGGCGGTAGAACTGTCGCGAGAACGTTTTTTCCGACTGCGCGACAATCTGGAAAGCCAAGGGGTGACCAATGCCCACACCTACATGACCGATGGACGGAGCGTGGGGAAAAAATGTCCCGAGATGTTTGACCGTATTTTACTCGATGCACCGTGTTCCTCCGAAGCGCGGTTCAAAACCCATGAGCCTAAATCGATGTCGTTTTGGACGATCCACAAGGTCAAAGAGACCTCGAAACTCCAGCGCCGATTGCTCCTCTCCGCATTCGATGCCCTCAAACCGGGCGGTAAATTGCTCTATTGTACCTGCTCATTTTCTCCCGAAGAGAATGAAAGCCCTCTCCAGCACCTCTTAGAGCGTCATGGAGAGCATTTAACGACATTGCCCCTGACTTTGCCCTTCTATAACATCCAAAAGCCTTTAAAACGGTGGGGAAAAGAGGTTTTCGATGAACGGATCCAAAATGCCGTCCGTATTTTGCCGACCGATACCATCGACGGGTTCTTTATCTGTTTGTTGGAGAAAAAGTGAAATCCGTCCTCTTTGTCTGTTTGGGAAATATCTGCCGTTCACCGATCGCCGAAGGGGTTGCACGCCGTTTGATAGAAGAGGGCGGCCACAACATCACGGTCGACTCTGCCGGAACGAGCCATTGGCACGCCGGAGAACCTCCCTGCAAACACTCTGTTACCGTCGCTCATAATCACAATATTGATATTTCAAAACTTCGTGCCCGTCAGGTCTGCAAAGCCGACTTCAGAACCTTTGATCTGATCGTCGCACTGGATCAAAGCAACTATAACGATCTCAAAGCGATGGGATGTACTAATTTAGTGAAATTGGGAGATTATGGGCACGAGGGGGCAGATGTCCCCGATCCGTATTTTTTTGACGGATTTGAAGGGTTCGAGCACGTATATACGATGATCGAATCGTGCGTAAAAAAGCTCCTTACCCGCTAAAAGGGAGTTCTTCGTATCCGATCGAGGTTCCGAGAATATAACACGGTGCTTCGTCACAACGTCCGCTGTAACTGCCGATCGCTAACGCGGCACTGTTAGGTGTTAGCTCTACCGTTATCCCCTCCGACATATCCAATGCACGTAGAACATTATCACTCACGAGTTTGGCGTCGTTCACACCTTCTATTCGAAACATCACATCGATCCAGTCATAACCGCGTGCGATATCCTGAACACTGAAACGGATTTCGATGGAAGTAGGGGATAGGGGGGTAAGGGAGCGGATTTCACCCTGTCGGGCAAAATCGATACGCTCTAGCAGGTTTTTGAGCGTTGAGACGCTCAGGGGCTTTACTGGCACCCTTCACACTCCATCGAGCGGTCTGCTGTGTCTTGTTTTTGCTCCGGCGATTGTGAGCGTAGATAGTAGGTCGATTTGAGACCCAGTTTCCATGCGAGCATGTAGATATCGTTGAGATATTTCCCGCTGGCGCGATCTAGGGTGATAAAGATATTGAGACTTTGCCCCTGATCGATCCATTTTTGACGGATTGCCGCCGCTTTGACGAGGATCGTTTGATCGAGATCGTACGCTGGAGTATAGTATCCCCATGTATCCGGACTGAGTTTCGGTGCAACAACCGGAATCAATCCTGAGAGATTTTCTTCAAACCATTTGCGTTTGTAGATCGGCTCGATCGTTTGTGTCGTACCGGTAAGAATAGAGATAGAAGAGGTCGGTGCGATCGCCATCAGATAGCCGTTACGCATCCCCTGACGTTTGATCGTTTCACGAAGCTCATCCCACTCATAATTCGGTGCAAACAATCCGCCGCGATCCACGAGGTTTTGAACTTCTGCAGTCGCATGATCCATAGGGAGGATTCCGCGGCTCCATTTTGAGCCTTCATACTCGGCATATTTTCCTTTTTCGACGGCGAGGTTGCTGGAAGCGAGAATCGCGTTATAGCTCACCGACTCCATCACTTCATCGACTTTGTCGAAATGTTCTTGGCTGCCCCAAACGATTTTGTTTTCGGCAAGCATTTGCGCTTCACCCATAACACCCAAACCGATTGCACGGCTGCGCATGTTTGTACGTTTTACTTTTTCCAACGGATAGAAGTTGAGATCGATAACATTATCAAGAGCACGAATCGCTACCGGAACGATACGGTCGATATCCTCTTTCGTATGGACACGGGAGAGGTTAACCGATGCGAGGTTACACACCGCTGTTGCACCGTCGACTTTCTCTTTTTCCACGATGTAGATCGGACGGCCTCCGAGAGAATCGAGTGCCGTAACTTTGTTCGCCGGTTTTTCGATTCCGCTGTCGACTTTTACGATCTCATCTTCTTCAAAAGTGACAAACGATCCGTCTTCGTATTTGATTTTGATCAGATAATGGTTCGGCTGCGTATTTTGGAAAATCTCGGTACAAAGGTTTGAACTGCGGATAATGCCGTAATGGTCATTCGGATTGGCACGATTCGCACTGTCTTTAAAACACAGGAACGGGCTTCCCGTTTCAAAATACGACGTCAAAATCTTTTTCCAAAGATCTTTCGCTTTGGTATGTTCTTTTACGATATTTGGATCTTGTTCGAGTTCGAGATAACGTTTCTCAAACGCATCTCCGTAAAGCTCACTGAGCTCTTTTACGTCGAACGGATCGAACATCGTCCAGATTCCGTCTTCTACGACACGTTTCATAAACATATCGTTGATCCACAGCGCTGGGAACAAGTCATGCGCACGTCGGCGCTCTTCTCCGGAGTTTTTCTTCACATCGAGGAAATCTTTGACATCCATGTGCCATGGCTCGAGATACACGGCGATAGCTCCCTTGCGGGTTCCGAGCTGATCGACCGCAATCGCGATATCGTTGGTGATTTTCAAAAACGGTACGGTTCCGCCGGCCGCGTTCTTATGCCCGTCGATGAATGAACCCATCGCACGGACCTGTGTCCAATCCCAGCCGATTCCTCCGCCAAATTTCGAGAGCAATGCCATCTCTTTGTAGGCGTCAAAAATCCCTTCGATATTATCCGGCGCAGAACCGATATAACACGAGCTAAGCTGATGACGATTGGTGCGGGCATTGGAGAGAGTAGGGGTCGCCATCATCACTTCGAATTTGGACATCATGTCATAGAACTTTTTCGCCCATCCCTGACGGTCGGTTTCGTTTTGTGCCAAGAACATTGCAACGGCCATAAACATATGTTGAGGCAGCTCGATCGGATCGCCGTTACGGTCTTTGATCAGATAACGGTCATAAAGAGTTTTTACGCCGAGATAGTTAAACTCAAGATCACGTTCAGGTACGATATACGCATCCAAATCCGCTAAATCGAATTTATCACGCAGACCGAGTAAAATACGTCCTTCAGCTTCACCTCGTTCAAAATAACTCTCTAATGAGCCATAACCGGTAAAACCGTTTACACGGTGATAAAGATCATATAAAAAGAGACGGGATGCTACAAACGTCCAATTGGGAGAATCGATGTCGATCTTGTCAACCGCTGTTTTAATCAGGGTGTGCTGAATCTCATTACTATGGATACCGTCACGGAACTGAATCTGTGCATCGACTTCCAATTCGCTTTGCGATACGTTTATCAACCCTTTAACAGCAGCAGAAGTATATTTTTGAATTTTTGAAATATCCAACGGTTCACGGCGGCCGTTTCGTTTAACTATAGTTAGCATCTCTCTCCCTTAATAATCCGTCTATTTTGAATACCAAAAAGAGAATCTCTTTGGCGTATCTGTCTCAAATGAGACAGACAATATGGTGTATTATAATCACTCAATATTGTATTGTTTCTTATACCGAAAGAAACTATTTTTATGATAATTATTTGAACACCCGCGCGAAAATTTTATCGACATTTTTAGTATAATAATCATAATTAAAGCATTCGCGAATCGCTTCTTCACTCAAACTTTGACGTAGCTCTTCATCATCCAATAAATATTGAAGATAGAGACTCTCACCCTTTTCGTTGATCGCACTTTTGCCTTGCTGCAATCCTTCCCATACTTTCATCGCATTGCGTTGAACGATACGGTACGCATCTTCACGGCTTACCCCTTTAAGTGGAAGCTCGAGTAAAACGCGTTGAGAGAAAACGAGTCCTCCGGTCAAGTTGAGATTACGCATCATGTTCTCAGGATAGACCACGAGATTTGCAATAACACTGTTAAAACGGTGAAGCATAAAGTCACTTGTTACAAAACTGTCCGGTAGCCAGAAACGCTCAGTTGAGCTGTGAGAGATATCACGCTCATGCCATAACGCGACGTTTTCCATCGCAGGTATAACATAGGCACGAACCATACGGGCTAACCCGGTGATATTTTCGGTCAAAATCGGATTGCGTTTATGCGGCATTGCGGATGAACCTTTTTGCCCTTTGGCAAAAAACTCTTCACACTCATACACTTCGGTACGTTGCCAATGGCGAACCTGCACGGCAAATTTTTCGATCGAGCTTGCCAACAATGCCAATGCCGAAGCAAGACGTGCGTAACGGTCACGCTGAATAACCTGGTTAGACGCCGGAGCCGGTTTGAGTCCTAATGCTTCACACGCATATTCTTCAAGCTCTAACGGTGCGTGAGCAAAATTTCCCATCGCTCCGGATACTTGGCCGACACAAATCACTTCCATCGTTTGTTCCAAGTTCGTCAAATGTCGAGCCATTTCATCATACCAAACCGCTAACACCAAACCAAACGTAATCGGCTCACCGTGGATCCCGTGTGAACGTCCGACGAGCAAAGTCATCTTGTGCTCTTCCGCACGTTTTTTGATCGACTCCATGACCATTTTTACATCTTCGATAATCAATGCCAATGAATCCCGCATCTGAAGAGCGACAGCCGTATCAACCGTATCGGATGATGTCATTCCGTAATGGAACCATCTACTCTCTTCTCCGAGAGTTTCAGAAACGGAAGTAGTAAACGCGATCAAATCGTGGCGAGTGATCGCTTCGATCTCATCGATACGCTCAACACTGAACCCTGCGTTCTCGACAATTTTTTTAGCATCTTCATCCGGAATAAGACCTAATTTATTCCACGCAACAACAACCGCTTTCTCGACATCGAGCCATGCTTGATATTTTGCTTGGATACTCCATTTTGATTTCATCTCTTCTCTGGCGTAACGATCTACCATATCTGCTTCCTTACTATGCTAAAATGCGCATCTTATTATATAAATAGAGTTTATCCAACCCTCCCTAAAAAGGAATTAAATTGCCCTTCGTCATCAAAAAGCTCCATGCTCCTACCCGTCAAAAAGCATTCCTGTTTTTAATGCGAGAGTTGGGAATTTCTCAAAGTGAAGCACAGCGTCTTATTTCCAAAGGGAGACTTTTTCAAAACGGTGTAGCCATGTCCAACAACGCCGGATTTATCGAAGGGGATTTTGATTTCGTCTGTTTCGAGCCGTTATCGATGGGACTCAATCCGACGTTTGTTGCTGAAGAGTTTGCTGTCTATGATAAGCCCAGCGGTTTGCTCGTTCACCCTCAAAACCGTCACACCCCTTATTCACTCAATGATGAGATCAAACATCGCTTCGGGCATGATGCCAACATTGCTCACCGTATCGATCAGGAGACAAGCGGACTGGTTTTAGCGGCACGCAATAAAACCTCTGAACGTGTTTTGAAAATGATGTTTGAAGACCGTGAAATCACCAAGCGTTATCTCGCTATGGTTAAAGGCCATCTAAAAGAGCCTCTCGATATCCAAGAGCCTCTTTTGCGTCGTGAAGATGAAAGTACTATTGTACGAATGATTGTACGCGTTCATCCCGAAGGTAAACCCTCACGTACCTTTATCACTCCTCTGCGTTATTTTCCCGAGACGGACACTACCCTTGTAGAGGCTTCCCCCTATACGGGACGACAGCATCAGATTCGTGTCCATTTGTTTCACGTGAAACATCCAATCGTTGGAGATCCTATATATAACCAAGACGAAAACGATGCCGTCCGTTTTTTAGATAGAGAAATGTCCGTAGAAGAGCGTTTTAAAAATACCGGTGCATCCCGTCTTTTACTTCATGCCCATTCACTCGAATTTGTGTATGGTGATAATCCCTACTACATAGTTTCCAGAGAAGACTTCATTACACAATGTTTTGAAGCAATGAAAGTAAAATAATTATAATGCCTTTTATCACTAAAAAGCTCCATTCTCCAATACGCCAAACCGCCCTCTCATTTTTAATGAGTGAACTGGGCCTGTCCCGAAGTGAAGCTCAACGTCTTATAGCAAGAGGGCGTCTAACACAAAACGGCACCGTTATGGACGATCAATTCGGATATATTGAAGGTGATATTGAGTTCATCTGTTTTGAACCGTTATCGCGTGGTTTCAAACCGATGTTTGTTACTAACGACTTTGCCGTTTTCGACAAACCCAGCGGTTTGAGCGTTCATCCTCATAGCCGACGTTCCCCCTATACACTGAATGATGAGATCAAACATCAGTTTGGTGACGATGCTAACGCGACACATCGTATCGATCAAGAAACGAGCGGATTGGTTTTAGTTTCCCGTACTAAAACCAGTGAGACTGTTTTAAAAAAGTTATTCTCAGAACGAGCTATTTCCAAACGCTATCTTGCAATGGTAAAAGGTCATGTCAAACACGATCTTGACATACAAGAGCCCCTATTTAGAATTGACCATCCCAATCTATTAATCAGTATGGTCGTTAAAGTTGATCCGAAGGGGAAACCGGCTCACACTCTTATTAAGCCTCTCCGATACTTTCCTGAGCAGGATATGACCCTCGTAGAAGCATCACCGCTAACCGGACGCACGCATCAAATACGTGTTCATTTGTTCCACGTGAAACATCCGATCATCGGTGATCCGGTATACGGTCCTGCGGAAGAAGATGTCATTCGGTTTATTAACAAAGAGTTGTCAGCAGAAGAACGGCTACGAATTGGGAGTTCAACACGTCTGTTGCTTCACGCCCATTCGCTTGAGTTCACCTATGAGAGTGAGCATTATCGTATTGTTTCGGAAAAAGATTTTGTAAAAGAGTGCTTTGAAGCGATGAAACTTATTCACCCGCTCTAATGTATCTTTGTCTTTTTGACTCTTTGATCTTACGAATATCGACCAATATATAGCCGTCAATACAGTTATTGAAGTCTTCGTCAATTCCAAAATCCATGAATTGAACTCCCCCTTCTTCACACAATTCACTGTATTGTTTATAGAGGGTAGGGACAGAAACATCAAGAGCCTTGAGGTAATCTTTCAGCCGTTTAAAATCTTCCGTATAATTATTTCCATCAAATAATTCTTCAAATTCTGAACGTACGTAATCCGACAGAAAATAAGGGGACTTTGCCCTTACCATCGTATTGTCGGAACCGAAATAAAGGCTATAAAAATAGACCAGTGCCTCTTTGGCATGTTTTGGAAAACTCCCGGATATACTCACCGGTCCCATCATATATTTAACCTGCGGGTTATGACTGAGATAAGCACCGATACCTTGCCAGAGATAATCCAATGCACGGCTGCCCCAATATTTCGGCTGCACGAAACTGCGTCCCAGTTCAATCGCATCTTCCAATACGGAATCGAATTGATCGTTCATGTCGCATAAATCGCTCATATACAATCCCTCTTTGCCTAACCACGAAAGAATCCATTCACATTCGCCGATACGATACGCTCCGGCGATTTCCAAGGCCTCGTCATCCCATAATACCAAATGGTGATAGTAACGGTCATATGCATCGATATCGCGTGCATGACCGCTCCCTTCTCCCACTTTGCGAAATGAATATTCACGAAGACGTCCGATTTCATTGATGATATTCGGAGCATTTTCATGCTCTATAAGATAGATCTCTTTGTTGTCACTGGTATGTCCTAGCAATTCACCTTTGCGAAGCTCGCTACGAAGCTCCTGACGCGATACAGGATGCGCAATAGAGCATTCGGTAGGATAAATACCTTTTTTCCCTTTTGCGATCCGTAAAAGGTGTTTACGGAACAATCTGGCATGCCGTTTTTCACTTAGATTGAAATCACCAATGACTTTTTCACTTACCATCTCTCCGATCGTAAAATCAAAAACATGATTTCGTGCAGCAAATATCTCATGACTTAGCAGCAGAGCCCCTAACGGTTTGTAAATCCAGGAAACGGCATAAAAGAGCGGACTGTTTTTACCTTTAATATGGATCGGCAAGATGGGGGCCGAATTACGTTTGGAAAATTTTACAAATCCCCCTTTCCATAATCCCTCTTTCACTCCGAACAATCCCGCACGTGAAACTTCTCCCGAAGGGAAAAATATTACCGCCTCTTCCGTCTGAAGTGCATTATCGATTTGACGAAGAGCATGTTTAGAGAGTTTGTCGTTAAAATTATCTACCCCTATCATGAACTCTTTGAGCTGAGTAATTTCACCAAGCATTTTATTGGCGACAATTTTTACTTTTTTGTCTTGACGTACCGAACATACCATTTGGATCAAACAAAGAGCATCCAGAGCACCCAGAGGATGATTGGCAACGATGATCACTTTTCCCATAGTGGGAATGTTCTCAATCTGACGATGGACTGTTTTATATGAAACATTTAAATATTTCAAAACGGCATCAATAAATTCCAATCCGTTTTTCTCTTCATGCTGTTCCATAAATCGATTGATAGATTTTTCATGGAGAAGCAATCTCGTTAATCCGACAATCGTTTTATTGACAAGTGAGGGATATTGAAATACTTTCGGATGTTCTTTGCGTAAAATATATTCTGCACTAACCATCGTATTTACCCTTTTTAAGAGAGACACTTATTTGTGTTTCTTATTTTTGAAAGATTAAACAATATGCATTTCAAAGAGATTACGTTTTGATTACTGATAGATTACGTGCAAAAAATAGAAAAAAAAATCTTCATGAATGTGAATAACTTTTTATAACAGCGGCTTAATAAATATTTAAAGGGTTGAAATTTGATCAAATCCCTATTTTATGGGGTTTAAGGCGGTTTGAAGAAAGGTGAATTCAGGGTATTTTTAGATAAATTATTTCTTAAATCAGGAAGTTTTTTATCCTGTTTTGATACAAATGTAGAAGAACTTATTCACAACGATATCACAGTGTGAATATTACACAGTTTTAAAAAAAAATACATTTTTTTCACTGATTAAGAAATCTTTTAGTGTGATAACAGAGATAAACACTTAAAGGAATGATCAATCCAAAATCATTAAGGATATCTAAGACTCTTTGGATAAACTTCTAACTTAGCGACCCTCCTGGTGTGTTGGTCGCTTTTACTATTCATTTTATTACGCCAAATGAGCAAAGTTCATTTGACTACGTTACCACTTTGTTTTCTTCGGCAGAAAGCCCGTTTATTTTTTCTCCCTGCTTTTTTGATTTATTTCCAACTTCACTCTTTGTGCATGAGTTATGGCTACCGCCATCGCATCGGTAATATCCAGAGGTTTTATCTCTTTTGTAATCCCTAAAATCTGTTTCACCATAAATGCTACCTGCTCTTTTGCCGCCTTTGCTTTTCCGGTCAACGATTTTTTTACCTGCAACGGTGTATATTCCGCAAACATTCCAAACTCCTGTAAAAGCTTAAGAGTGATCGCTCCGCGAAACTGTGCCAGTTTTAAAACCGTTTTTGGGTTATGAGCATAAAAAATATCTTCCATTGCCACTTCATCGATTGTATGAGAATGAAACAGTTGTTCAATCGCTTCAGCCACTTGCGGAATCTGGTATTGAAGTTCTTCCGCCTTTATCTTAATAAGTCCGGCTTCAACAAGGCGCAATTTTTGTCCCTCGATCGCTATGATTGCATATCCGCAATTTCTCGTTCCCGGATCGATTCCCAAAATATTCATTATTTTTCCTATTCACATCAGTGAATAAACTCTATTCACATCTAATTTGATCCTAATTATAGGCAAAAATCGATATTATTCGTCAACACTATTCACAGGGTAAGGGAAAAGATGAATTCGATCGGTACACAAGTTTTAAATGCGCTCAAAAGTGAAATCAATGAGATTGACTATCAACGCTATATAAAACAACTCTCTTACGATGAAGCCGAATCAAAAAGCAACTTA
Coding sequences within it:
- a CDS encoding protein-L-isoaspartate(D-aspartate) O-methyltransferase; this translates as MSIDKITIIKTSRMAEEIAKKFPLRANIKEAIVHTNREMFVPIAMRHNAYRLDALPIGAQQYISSPLTVAKMTQYLSPEGCDSVLEIGCGSGYQAAVLSKIFRRVFTIERIESLLLEAKERFRHLHLGNIHTRTDDGQNGWEQYAPFDRILFSASARAIPQKLFDQLREGGILLAPMERGREQVITRFTKRGGVIHEDPLEVCDFVPVLDGVVR
- a CDS encoding class I SAM-dependent methyltransferase, with the translated sequence MSDQREFWNERFAKEGYFYGKEPNRYVASHIDTLEKGKNILFLGEGEGRNAAYALSKGHTVTALDASDIGLAKAEALAHSLGFTLSLIHIDLEDWEPGEHYDAIFCSFLHLAEPLRSDVFSKVIDHLKPGAIFAGEFFSIHQLPRTTGGPKDETLLYTADELRTLLEQTPCDILELCETETELNEGRGHIGIASVVRMAVRKR
- a CDS encoding RsmB/NOP family class I SAM-dependent RNA methyltransferase translates to MTTLPEAFVERLSQIVPHEQFDSIIRTFDSPKQVTFRVNTLKSTPEALEAELTAADIPFERVGWLEGVYRIAPEEKLRLTQSDPFYGGRLYIQNLASMIAPLILAPKPEETVLDLAAAPGGKTLMLAEMMENTGWLSAVELSRERFFRLRDNLESQGVTNAHTYMTDGRSVGKKCPEMFDRILLDAPCSSEARFKTHEPKSMSFWTIHKVKETSKLQRRLLLSAFDALKPGGKLLYCTCSFSPEENESPLQHLLERHGEHLTTLPLTLPFYNIQKPLKRWGKEVFDERIQNAVRILPTDTIDGFFICLLEKK
- a CDS encoding low molecular weight protein-tyrosine-phosphatase, whose protein sequence is MKSVLFVCLGNICRSPIAEGVARRLIEEGGHNITVDSAGTSHWHAGEPPCKHSVTVAHNHNIDISKLRARQVCKADFRTFDLIVALDQSNYNDLKAMGCTNLVKLGDYGHEGADVPDPYFFDGFEGFEHVYTMIESCVKKLLTR
- a CDS encoding ribonucleoside-diphosphate reductase subunit alpha, which gives rise to MLTIVKRNGRREPLDISKIQKYTSAAVKGLINVSQSELEVDAQIQFRDGIHSNEIQHTLIKTAVDKIDIDSPNWTFVASRLFLYDLYHRVNGFTGYGSLESYFERGEAEGRILLGLRDKFDLADLDAYIVPERDLEFNYLGVKTLYDRYLIKDRNGDPIELPQHMFMAVAMFLAQNETDRQGWAKKFYDMMSKFEVMMATPTLSNARTNRHQLSSCYIGSAPDNIEGIFDAYKEMALLSKFGGGIGWDWTQVRAMGSFIDGHKNAAGGTVPFLKITNDIAIAVDQLGTRKGAIAVYLEPWHMDVKDFLDVKKNSGEERRRAHDLFPALWINDMFMKRVVEDGIWTMFDPFDVKELSELYGDAFEKRYLELEQDPNIVKEHTKAKDLWKKILTSYFETGSPFLCFKDSANRANPNDHYGIIRSSNLCTEIFQNTQPNHYLIKIKYEDGSFVTFEEDEIVKVDSGIEKPANKVTALDSLGGRPIYIVEKEKVDGATAVCNLASVNLSRVHTKEDIDRIVPVAIRALDNVIDLNFYPLEKVKRTNMRSRAIGLGVMGEAQMLAENKIVWGSQEHFDKVDEVMESVSYNAILASSNLAVEKGKYAEYEGSKWSRGILPMDHATAEVQNLVDRGGLFAPNYEWDELRETIKRQGMRNGYLMAIAPTSSISILTGTTQTIEPIYKRKWFEENLSGLIPVVAPKLSPDTWGYYTPAYDLDQTILVKAAAIRQKWIDQGQSLNIFITLDRASGKYLNDIYMLAWKLGLKSTYYLRSQSPEQKQDTADRSMECEGCQ
- the purB gene encoding adenylosuccinate lyase, which produces MVDRYAREEMKSKWSIQAKYQAWLDVEKAVVVAWNKLGLIPDEDAKKIVENAGFSVERIDEIEAITRHDLIAFTTSVSETLGEESRWFHYGMTSSDTVDTAVALQMRDSLALIIEDVKMVMESIKKRAEEHKMTLLVGRSHGIHGEPITFGLVLAVWYDEMARHLTNLEQTMEVICVGQVSGAMGNFAHAPLELEEYACEALGLKPAPASNQVIQRDRYARLASALALLASSIEKFAVQVRHWQRTEVYECEEFFAKGQKGSSAMPHKRNPILTENITGLARMVRAYVIPAMENVALWHERDISHSSTERFWLPDSFVTSDFMLHRFNSVIANLVVYPENMMRNLNLTGGLVFSQRVLLELPLKGVSREDAYRIVQRNAMKVWEGLQQGKSAINEKGESLYLQYLLDDEELRQSLSEEAIRECFNYDYYTKNVDKIFARVFK
- a CDS encoding RluA family pseudouridine synthase translates to MPFVIKKLHAPTRQKAFLFLMRELGISQSEAQRLISKGRLFQNGVAMSNNAGFIEGDFDFVCFEPLSMGLNPTFVAEEFAVYDKPSGLLVHPQNRHTPYSLNDEIKHRFGHDANIAHRIDQETSGLVLAARNKTSERVLKMMFEDREITKRYLAMVKGHLKEPLDIQEPLLRREDESTIVRMIVRVHPEGKPSRTFITPLRYFPETDTTLVEASPYTGRQHQIRVHLFHVKHPIVGDPIYNQDENDAVRFLDREMSVEERFKNTGASRLLLHAHSLEFVYGDNPYYIVSREDFITQCFEAMKVK
- a CDS encoding RluA family pseudouridine synthase; amino-acid sequence: MPFITKKLHSPIRQTALSFLMSELGLSRSEAQRLIARGRLTQNGTVMDDQFGYIEGDIEFICFEPLSRGFKPMFVTNDFAVFDKPSGLSVHPHSRRSPYTLNDEIKHQFGDDANATHRIDQETSGLVLVSRTKTSETVLKKLFSERAISKRYLAMVKGHVKHDLDIQEPLFRIDHPNLLISMVVKVDPKGKPAHTLIKPLRYFPEQDMTLVEASPLTGRTHQIRVHLFHVKHPIIGDPVYGPAEEDVIRFINKELSAEERLRIGSSTRLLLHAHSLEFTYESEHYRIVSEKDFVKECFEAMKLIHPL
- a CDS encoding lysophospholipid acyltransferase family protein, translating into MVSAEYILRKEHPKVFQYPSLVNKTIVGLTRLLLHEKSINRFMEQHEEKNGLEFIDAVLKYLNVSYKTVHRQIENIPTMGKVIIVANHPLGALDALCLIQMVCSVRQDKKVKIVANKMLGEITQLKEFMIGVDNFNDKLSKHALRQIDNALQTEEAVIFFPSGEVSRAGLFGVKEGLWKGGFVKFSKRNSAPILPIHIKGKNSPLFYAVSWIYKPLGALLLSHEIFAARNHVFDFTIGEMVSEKVIGDFNLSEKRHARLFRKHLLRIAKGKKGIYPTECSIAHPVSRQELRSELRKGELLGHTSDNKEIYLIEHENAPNIINEIGRLREYSFRKVGEGSGHARDIDAYDRYYHHLVLWDDEALEIAGAYRIGECEWILSWLGKEGLYMSDLCDMNDQFDSVLEDAIELGRSFVQPKYWGSRALDYLWQGIGAYLSHNPQVKYMMGPVSISGSFPKHAKEALVYFYSLYFGSDNTMVRAKSPYFLSDYVRSEFEELFDGNNYTEDFKRLKDYLKALDVSVPTLYKQYSELCEEGGVQFMDFGIDEDFNNCIDGYILVDIRKIKESKRQRYIRAGE
- the ruvC gene encoding crossover junction endodeoxyribonuclease RuvC, which encodes MNILGIDPGTRNCGYAIIAIEGQKLRLVEAGLIKIKAEELQYQIPQVAEAIEQLFHSHTIDEVAMEDIFYAHNPKTVLKLAQFRGAITLKLLQEFGMFAEYTPLQVKKSLTGKAKAAKEQVAFMVKQILGITKEIKPLDITDAMAVAITHAQRVKLEINQKSREKK